DNA from Sphingomonas sp. R1:
ACCCCGAAACCGCGCGCGCGATGATGCTGATGGGCGCCGAGCTGCTCTTCTACCCCACCGCGATCGGCAGCGAGCCGCATGACGACAGCCTCGACACCGCCCGCCTGTGGCGGCGCGCGATGGTGGGCCACGCCGTATCGAACGTCGTGCCGGTGATCGCCGCCAACCGCGTCGGCACCGAGCACGGCCAGACCTTCTACGGCACCAGCTTCATCACCGACGAGCGCGGCGACATCCTCGCCGAACTCGATCGCGAGGAAGAGGGCGTGATCACCGCGACGCTGGATATCGATCGGGTGAAGCGCCACCGCGCCGCCTTCGGCTTCTTCCGCGATCGCCGGCCGGAGCTGTACGGCCGGCTGGTGCAGGACATCTGATCGCGGCTTCCCGGCGCGTCAGCCGCGCGCCGGTGCCTTGCGGCGGAAAGGCACGTCGCGCCGCAGATAGGTGAGCGCCCGCCAGACCCACTCGATCGGCCCATATTGGAAGCGGGCCAGCCACCAGTGCGCCGCGACGATCTGCACGACGATCGCGAACAGCGCGACACCCAGCCGGGTGCCGGCGCTCCAATCGTCGTACAACCCCAGGCCGTAATGGTAGAACAGCGGCACGAACACGATCGACTGCAGGATATAATAGGTCAGCGTCAGTCGCCCCGGCGACGCCAGCGGCCGCACCAGCCAGCGCGCGCGGCTATCGTAGAGCGCGATCACCAGCAGCGCCCAGAAGGCAGTGCCGGCGAGATCCAGCCACAGGTTGATCAATGCCCAGAACGCCCGGCCCGCCCCCGGTCCCAGGCCCTGCGCCATGAACGCCTCGCGCAGCGGCTCGCGGGCAAGAAACAGTGCGACGGCGAGCACCGCCGCGCCCGGCAGCGCCCAGGCACGCCATCGGCGGCTCTCGCCCAGGTTGCCGAAGAAGTTGGTCCGCCCCAGCACCAGCCCAAGCAAATACAGGCCGAGGATCTGCACCATCCGGCCATATTCGAGGAAGAACCAGTATTTGGACTGTTGCCCGGCCCAGAGGTTGACCCGCAGCACCTGCCACAGATCGCCGCTGAGATAGATCGGCATTCCGGGATCGACGGAGGACAGCGCCGGCCCATTGGCCCAGGCCGCACCGCTTGCGCCGGCGATCAGCTGCACGATCAGCGACGGCCCGACCAGACAGAAGGCCGCGCCCGCCAGCAGCACCGCGTTGCTGCGCACCCGATGGAACAGCAGCAGGAGGAAGCCGATCGCGGCCAGCGTCTGCATGATGTCGCCGCGATAGACCAGCGAATGCAGGAAGCCGATTCCCTCCAGGATCAGCAGGCGCCAGGCGAAACGCGCCGTAAAATCCTGCCCGCGCTGCGCGGCTCGATACATCAGGATGAAGAAACTGAATCCGAAACACAGTGCGAGCAGCGAAAAGCTCTTGCCCATGAACAGGGCGAACACTGTTTCCGTGATCCAGCCGGGTTTCTCTCCCGCCCAGAACAGTTCATAACTTTCGATGACGTGCACCAGGAACAACGCCATCAATGCGAACCCGCGCAACACGTCCACGACATCGAGCCGGGCAGGGTTCTGGCGGGCGGGGGCATGGGGTTCTCGCATCGGCATCCTTGGCGGGCGATCCGGGCCGCCATCCCCAAGGCTGCCTTCACCGCTATCAGCTATGCACGATACAGGCCTCATTTACGTCTTCTTTGTCCGACAGGCGTAGCCACGCCACCATGGTTAGCGCGCGTATCCGCCGTCTGCTGAGCATCGCGTTGTTCGCGCTGCTGTCATGCATCGTGCGACCGGCACATGCCCAAGCAGGCGTTGCCGGTCAACCACTTGGCGTCTGTGTGCTCCGCGATACCGGACAGGCTGCGGACACCCTTTTGCGACACCCCGACCGTTTCGACTGCACAACGCCGCAACACCGATTCGGTGCTGGCACCTATTGGGCGATCACCACCGTCGCCGATCGGCGATCCACCTTCCTGACGCCGCTGGTGCTGCGCTTCGCCAGCCTGTGGCAGGGCCGCAGCACGGTCTATTTCCTCTATGCGGACGGCGCGGTCCGGCGATGGGAAAGCGATGCACGCGGACTAGCCCCGTTGATCCAGCTCGGCGCTGTCGCGCAGCTGCCGGTGCCGGTGCGCGATCCGGCGCTGGTCCGGATACTCTTGCATGTCGAGGATGCGGCCAATCTGCGCGGGGTGATGCTGGGCGTCCGCCTCGCCACCCTCGCGGAGGGCGACGCCGCCAATCTCGTGCTGGCCGCGCTCTACGCCTTCTTCGCGGGCGTCGCCTTTGCGCTGATCGTCTATAATTTCGCCCTTTGGTGTGCGATGCGCCACCGGTTCCAGCTGCACTATTGCATGCTGCTCACCGCGCTTCTGGGCTATACCGTCAGCTCGTCCGGCGCGCTTGCCTGGGCGGCGCCGATCCTCGCCAACAATGATCGCATCCGGTTCAACTATCTCTTCGTGGGCCTCGCCGGCGGCGCAGCGGCGCTGTTCACCCGCAGCTTCTTCGAGGAAAAGGCGCTGCCGCGCTGGTTGGACCGGGCCAGCCAGATCGTCGCGATGGCGGTGCCGCTCTCGGCGCTCGCGGTGGTGGTGCTGGGCGCCGCCGACCTCCGCTATGCGGATCTGCTCTACACGCTGGCCTTTGGCGGACTGATCGCCATCATCGTCCCGACGCTGTGGAGCGCGTGGCGGCTGGGCTCGCGCTTTCTGTGGCTGTTCGCCATCGCGTGGAGCGCACCGATCCTGCTCGCCTGCGTGCGGGTGCTGGCCGCGATGCACCTGCTGCCCTGGAATTTC
Protein-coding regions in this window:
- a CDS encoding DUF418 domain-containing protein — its product is MREPHAPARQNPARLDVVDVLRGFALMALFLVHVIESYELFWAGEKPGWITETVFALFMGKSFSLLALCFGFSFFILMYRAAQRGQDFTARFAWRLLILEGIGFLHSLVYRGDIMQTLAAIGFLLLLFHRVRSNAVLLAGAAFCLVGPSLIVQLIAGASGAAWANGPALSSVDPGMPIYLSGDLWQVLRVNLWAGQQSKYWFFLEYGRMVQILGLYLLGLVLGRTNFFGNLGESRRWRAWALPGAAVLAVALFLAREPLREAFMAQGLGPGAGRAFWALINLWLDLAGTAFWALLVIALYDSRARWLVRPLASPGRLTLTYYILQSIVFVPLFYHYGLGLYDDWSAGTRLGVALFAIVVQIVAAHWWLARFQYGPIEWVWRALTYLRRDVPFRRKAPARG
- a CDS encoding sensor domain-containing diguanylate cyclase, whose protein sequence is MRHPDRFDCTTPQHRFGAGTYWAITTVADRRSTFLTPLVLRFASLWQGRSTVYFLYADGAVRRWESDARGLAPLIQLGAVAQLPVPVRDPALVRILLHVEDAANLRGVMLGVRLATLAEGDAANLVLAALYAFFAGVAFALIVYNFALWCAMRHRFQLHYCMLLTALLGYTVSSSGALAWAAPILANNDRIRFNYLFVGLAGGAAALFTRSFFEEKALPRWLDRASQIVAMAVPLSALAVVVLGAADLRYADLLYTLAFGGLIAIIVPTLWSAWRLGSRFLWLFAIAWSAPILLACVRVLAAMHLLPWNFWIDNSTILSIGTEALVSSLAVAYRIKFLRDERDAALTREMLARELADIDPLTGLLNRRAFLQRAIGRTAPQQLLLIDIDHFKRVNETLGHDGGDDVLRLFARALRTAAPDPVLVARMGGEEFALLTPADAHIEAEALLAMLRKIRMPFDLTITASIGTCTGSLATEIDWKALYRCADSALFDAKAAGRDRVRASLLGTA